In the Drosophila gunungcola strain Sukarami unplaced genomic scaffold, Dgunungcola_SK_2 000001F, whole genome shotgun sequence genome, one interval contains:
- the LOC128261809 gene encoding beta-lactamase-like protein 2 homolog, with the protein MALIPAVTRLTSSVIRILGCNPSPMTLQGTNTYLLGSGRRRILIDTGDEDVPQYIEHLNDVLQQEKASIDTILLTHWHHDHVGGVKSILGTKLADKDCRVFKFGRTDAQDVCPEIPAHIELHPLAHNQEFATEGANVRVVHTPGHTTDHVVLAMSEGTLFSGDCILGEGTAVFEDLFEYMKSLEKILHIKPQRIFPGHGNVIEEPIGKIEYYINHRNQREQQILQYFVQRPNENLQAMDVVRVVYKETPENLWPAAAYNVNHHLSKLEKEGKLRLTKSEDEEFYVYQQTSTL; encoded by the coding sequence ATGGCTCTTATTCCGGCTGTTACCCGACTCACCTCCTCCGTCATCCGGATCCTGGGGTGCAATCCCAGTCCCATGACGCTCCAGGGCACCAACACCTACCTATTGGGCAGCGGGAGGAGAAGAATCCTGATTGACACCGGCGACGAGGACGTGCCCCAGTACATTGAGCACCTAAATGACGTACTGCAGCAGGAAAAGGCCTCCATCGACACCATTTTGTTGACTCACTGGCACCACGACCACGTAGGCGGCGTCAAGAGCATTCTGGGCACCAAGTTGGCAGACAAGGATTGTAGGGTTTTCAAATTTGGGCGCACGGATGCTCAGGATGTGTGTCCCGAGATTCCGGCGCACATCGAACTCCATCCGCTGGCCCACAACCAGGAGTTCGCCACGGAGGGAGCGAATGTGCGGGTGGTGCACACGCCCGGACACACCACCGACCATGTGGTGCTGGCCATGAGCGAAGGCACACTCTTCAGCGGCGACTGCATCCTGGGCGAGGGCACCGCCGTCTTCGAGGATCTGTTCGAGTACATGAAGAGCCTGGAGAAGATATTGCACATCAAGCCGCAGCGCATCTTTCCGGGTCACGGCAATGTGATTGAGGAACCCATTGGCAAGATTGAGTACTACATAAACCATCGCAACCAGCGCGAGCAGCAAATCCTGCAGTACTTTGTTCAGCGTCCTAATGAAAACTTACAGGCCATGGACGTAGTGCGTGTGGTCTACAAGGAGACTCCAGAAAACCTTTGGCCCGCCGCCGCCTACAACGTGAACCACCATCTCAGTAAGCTGGAGAAGGAGGGAAAGCTGCGGCTCACCAAGTCGGAGGATGAAGAGTTCTATGTCTATCAACAAACCAGTACGCTCTAG
- the LOC128261806 gene encoding beta-1,3-galactosyltransferase 5 isoform X1 has product MSHPSRSADEFPEKKTKLIAMAGRLLRCILVLILVSFTVISYFSKSRTMAKLNFFKTSEPDFIVTHMVSKNPGSQGKIRRRLPLRTFAESIEEAKKNSSESQKYIKDGLLISRDRSTHAEALFSSIISMGTRKDKSLNDDTQQKGFSKTFLDSKHILGRKSMELLSIETEVPVRMPLVGTIYEHGHQENEIDIERICPRGGVFTKLLIMITSALHHGATRMSIRQTWMHYGTRRDVGMAFVLGRGTNKTLNKAVDREDFMYRDLIRGHFIDSYSNLTLKTISLLEWVDLHCPMAKYILKTDDDMFINVPKLMALISTLKASRSIYGRRAENWKPIRNRWSKYHITKAQYAKDSFPYFTTGPAYLLTGDIVHALYMRSLDTAFLKLEDVFTTGIVAGSLNIRRINVQQIANTRTKFEACHIRDRISIHMVRANEQYKLWKMLLDDTVKCGKK; this is encoded by the exons ATGTCACATCCGTCTCGTAGCGCAGACGAATTCCCGGAAAAAAAGACGAAACTTATAGCAATGGCAGGACGACTGTTGCGCTGCATCCTAGTCCTAATCCTTGTCAGCTTTACTGTCATCTCGTACTTTTCAAAATCAAGAACGATGGCCaaacttaacttttttaaaacctCAGAACCCGATTTCATTGTAACTCATATGGTGTCCAAGAATCCTGGTTCACAGGGAAAGATTCGCAGGAGACTGCCACTACGTACCTTCGCAGAAAGTATAGAAGAGGCTAAAa AAAACAGTAGTGAGAGtcaaaagtatataaaagATGGTTTACTTATTTCTCGTGACCGAAGCACTCATGCAGAAGCTTTATTTTCCTCAATCATAAGCATGGGAACCAGAAAGGACAAGTCATTGA ATGACGACACGCAGCAGAAGGGATTTTCGAAAACGTTTCTAGATTCGAAACACATTTTAGGGAGGAAATCAATGGAATTGTTATCAATAGAAACAGAAGTACCCGTCCGAATGCCTCTGGTAGGAACCATTTACGAGCATGGCCACCAGGAGAATGAAATCGATATTGAAAGGATATGTCCCCGGGGAGGAgtatttacaaaattgttgATCATGATCACCTCAGCGCTTCATCATGGTGCGACCAGGATGTCCATCCGGCAGACGTGGATGCACTACGGGACCAGGAGGGATGTTGGCATGGCATTCGTCCTGGGACGAGGCACCAACAAGACCCTGAACAAAGCCGTCGATCGAGAGGATTTCATGTACCGCGATCTAATAAGGGGTCACTTTATAGACTCCTACAGCAATCTCACCCTGAAGACGATCTCCTTGCTGGAGTGGGTGGATCTGCACTGCCCGATGGCCAAGTACATCCTCAAGACGGACGACGACATGTTCATCAATGTGCCCAAGCTAATGGCTCTTATATCCACGCTCAAAGCCAGTCGATCAATCTACGGCCGGCGTGCTGAGAACTGGAAGCCCATTCGAAATAGGTGGTCAAAATATCACATTACCAAAGCTCAGTATGCGAAGGACAGCTTTCCCTACTTCACCACTGGACCGGCCTACCTCCTCACCGGAGACATCGTTCATGCCCTGTATATGCGATCGCTGGACACAGCCTTCCTCAAGCTGGAGGACGTCTTCACCACGGGCATCGTGGCGGGAAGTCTGAACATCCGGAGGATAAACGTACAGCAGATCGCGAACACCCGCACAAAGTTCGAGGCATGTCACATTCGCGATAGGATCTCTATCCATATGGTGCGAGCTAACGAGCAGTATAAGCTCTGGAAGATGTTGCTAGACGACACCGTCAAATGTGGTAAAAAGTGA
- the LOC128261806 gene encoding beta-1,3-galactosyltransferase 5 isoform X2, with translation MAGRLLRCILVLILVSFTVISYFSKSRTMAKLNFFKTSEPDFIVTHMVSKNPGSQGKIRRRLPLRTFAESIEEAKKNSSESQKYIKDGLLISRDRSTHAEALFSSIISMGTRKDKSLNDDTQQKGFSKTFLDSKHILGRKSMELLSIETEVPVRMPLVGTIYEHGHQENEIDIERICPRGGVFTKLLIMITSALHHGATRMSIRQTWMHYGTRRDVGMAFVLGRGTNKTLNKAVDREDFMYRDLIRGHFIDSYSNLTLKTISLLEWVDLHCPMAKYILKTDDDMFINVPKLMALISTLKASRSIYGRRAENWKPIRNRWSKYHITKAQYAKDSFPYFTTGPAYLLTGDIVHALYMRSLDTAFLKLEDVFTTGIVAGSLNIRRINVQQIANTRTKFEACHIRDRISIHMVRANEQYKLWKMLLDDTVKCGKK, from the exons ATGGCAGGACGACTGTTGCGCTGCATCCTAGTCCTAATCCTTGTCAGCTTTACTGTCATCTCGTACTTTTCAAAATCAAGAACGATGGCCaaacttaacttttttaaaacctCAGAACCCGATTTCATTGTAACTCATATGGTGTCCAAGAATCCTGGTTCACAGGGAAAGATTCGCAGGAGACTGCCACTACGTACCTTCGCAGAAAGTATAGAAGAGGCTAAAa AAAACAGTAGTGAGAGtcaaaagtatataaaagATGGTTTACTTATTTCTCGTGACCGAAGCACTCATGCAGAAGCTTTATTTTCCTCAATCATAAGCATGGGAACCAGAAAGGACAAGTCATTGA ATGACGACACGCAGCAGAAGGGATTTTCGAAAACGTTTCTAGATTCGAAACACATTTTAGGGAGGAAATCAATGGAATTGTTATCAATAGAAACAGAAGTACCCGTCCGAATGCCTCTGGTAGGAACCATTTACGAGCATGGCCACCAGGAGAATGAAATCGATATTGAAAGGATATGTCCCCGGGGAGGAgtatttacaaaattgttgATCATGATCACCTCAGCGCTTCATCATGGTGCGACCAGGATGTCCATCCGGCAGACGTGGATGCACTACGGGACCAGGAGGGATGTTGGCATGGCATTCGTCCTGGGACGAGGCACCAACAAGACCCTGAACAAAGCCGTCGATCGAGAGGATTTCATGTACCGCGATCTAATAAGGGGTCACTTTATAGACTCCTACAGCAATCTCACCCTGAAGACGATCTCCTTGCTGGAGTGGGTGGATCTGCACTGCCCGATGGCCAAGTACATCCTCAAGACGGACGACGACATGTTCATCAATGTGCCCAAGCTAATGGCTCTTATATCCACGCTCAAAGCCAGTCGATCAATCTACGGCCGGCGTGCTGAGAACTGGAAGCCCATTCGAAATAGGTGGTCAAAATATCACATTACCAAAGCTCAGTATGCGAAGGACAGCTTTCCCTACTTCACCACTGGACCGGCCTACCTCCTCACCGGAGACATCGTTCATGCCCTGTATATGCGATCGCTGGACACAGCCTTCCTCAAGCTGGAGGACGTCTTCACCACGGGCATCGTGGCGGGAAGTCTGAACATCCGGAGGATAAACGTACAGCAGATCGCGAACACCCGCACAAAGTTCGAGGCATGTCACATTCGCGATAGGATCTCTATCCATATGGTGCGAGCTAACGAGCAGTATAAGCTCTGGAAGATGTTGCTAGACGACACCGTCAAATGTGGTAAAAAGTGA
- the LOC128261806 gene encoding beta-1,3-galactosyltransferase 5 isoform X3, which yields MGTRKDKSLNDDTQQKGFSKTFLDSKHILGRKSMELLSIETEVPVRMPLVGTIYEHGHQENEIDIERICPRGGVFTKLLIMITSALHHGATRMSIRQTWMHYGTRRDVGMAFVLGRGTNKTLNKAVDREDFMYRDLIRGHFIDSYSNLTLKTISLLEWVDLHCPMAKYILKTDDDMFINVPKLMALISTLKASRSIYGRRAENWKPIRNRWSKYHITKAQYAKDSFPYFTTGPAYLLTGDIVHALYMRSLDTAFLKLEDVFTTGIVAGSLNIRRINVQQIANTRTKFEACHIRDRISIHMVRANEQYKLWKMLLDDTVKCGKK from the exons ATGGGAACCAGAAAGGACAAGTCATTGA ATGACGACACGCAGCAGAAGGGATTTTCGAAAACGTTTCTAGATTCGAAACACATTTTAGGGAGGAAATCAATGGAATTGTTATCAATAGAAACAGAAGTACCCGTCCGAATGCCTCTGGTAGGAACCATTTACGAGCATGGCCACCAGGAGAATGAAATCGATATTGAAAGGATATGTCCCCGGGGAGGAgtatttacaaaattgttgATCATGATCACCTCAGCGCTTCATCATGGTGCGACCAGGATGTCCATCCGGCAGACGTGGATGCACTACGGGACCAGGAGGGATGTTGGCATGGCATTCGTCCTGGGACGAGGCACCAACAAGACCCTGAACAAAGCCGTCGATCGAGAGGATTTCATGTACCGCGATCTAATAAGGGGTCACTTTATAGACTCCTACAGCAATCTCACCCTGAAGACGATCTCCTTGCTGGAGTGGGTGGATCTGCACTGCCCGATGGCCAAGTACATCCTCAAGACGGACGACGACATGTTCATCAATGTGCCCAAGCTAATGGCTCTTATATCCACGCTCAAAGCCAGTCGATCAATCTACGGCCGGCGTGCTGAGAACTGGAAGCCCATTCGAAATAGGTGGTCAAAATATCACATTACCAAAGCTCAGTATGCGAAGGACAGCTTTCCCTACTTCACCACTGGACCGGCCTACCTCCTCACCGGAGACATCGTTCATGCCCTGTATATGCGATCGCTGGACACAGCCTTCCTCAAGCTGGAGGACGTCTTCACCACGGGCATCGTGGCGGGAAGTCTGAACATCCGGAGGATAAACGTACAGCAGATCGCGAACACCCGCACAAAGTTCGAGGCATGTCACATTCGCGATAGGATCTCTATCCATATGGTGCGAGCTAACGAGCAGTATAAGCTCTGGAAGATGTTGCTAGACGACACCGTCAAATGTGGTAAAAAGTGA